In Dehalobacter sp., one DNA window encodes the following:
- a CDS encoding glutamate--tRNA ligase family protein produces MNTSNTSNSSYSSSNFIQNIIREDLKLNKNNGRVHTRFPPEPNGYLHIGHAKSICLNFGTALEFNGCCNLRFDDTNPSKEETEFVESIQEDVQWLGFSWQNRMYYTSDYFEKLYAFAVELIEKGKAFVCDLSAEEIREYRGTLTQPGTDSPYRGRCVEENLDLFQRMRAGEFPNGAKVLRAKIDMSSPNLNMRD; encoded by the coding sequence ATTAATACATCAAATACATCAAATTCTTCTTATTCATCATCCAATTTCATTCAAAATATTATTCGGGAAGATTTAAAGCTGAATAAAAACAACGGCAGGGTACATACACGTTTTCCGCCTGAACCTAACGGCTATCTTCATATCGGACACGCCAAATCCATCTGTTTGAATTTTGGCACCGCGCTGGAATTTAACGGATGCTGCAATCTTAGGTTTGACGACACCAACCCGAGCAAAGAGGAAACTGAGTTTGTCGAGTCGATTCAGGAAGATGTCCAATGGCTGGGGTTTTCCTGGCAGAACAGGATGTACTATACTTCCGATTACTTTGAAAAGCTGTACGCGTTTGCCGTAGAGCTGATTGAAAAAGGCAAGGCTTTTGTCTGTGATTTGTCGGCAGAGGAAATACGGGAATACCGTGGGACGCTGACCCAGCCTGGAACGGACAGTCCTTACCGGGGCCGTTGTGTCGAAGAAAATCTTGACCTGTTCCAAAGAATGAGAGCCGGAGAATTCCCGAACGGCGCGAAAGTGCTCAGAGCAAAAATTGATATGAGTTCTCCGAATTTAAATATGCGCGAT
- a CDS encoding ADP-ribosylglycohydrolase family protein, producing the protein MADLISRARGAMLGVAAGDALGATLEFMSREEIVHTYGRHRDMTGGGFWKLAPGEITDDTEMTLAAANGILEDPADPVKHVARHFREWSRQEPKCIGNICRMVLQEGIRTEADNEQEWLQIAENAHRLSGGRSGGNGSLMRTVPVAIAYHNNLAKMTDLAARLSALTHYDPLAGACVVFYCKIVRELLLGEDLRIVLEKAQADAPFALKMNLSTDQMKTSGYVVHTLETALNCVFQTNSLEEALVMAVNLGGDTDTIGAVTGGMAGACYGIENLPSRWLEKLSRRDELLALTDRLLAIDRDPKIGI; encoded by the coding sequence ATGGCAGATCTCATTTCCAGAGCAAGGGGAGCAATGCTCGGGGTGGCAGCCGGGGATGCGCTTGGGGCAACCCTTGAATTTATGAGCCGCGAAGAAATTGTTCATACCTATGGCCGACACCGGGATATGACCGGCGGGGGATTCTGGAAATTGGCGCCCGGAGAAATTACCGATGATACAGAAATGACCCTTGCGGCAGCCAACGGGATTCTTGAAGACCCTGCAGACCCGGTAAAGCACGTCGCCCGTCATTTTCGGGAATGGTCCCGGCAAGAGCCCAAATGTATCGGAAATATCTGCCGGATGGTTCTGCAGGAAGGAATCCGGACAGAAGCGGATAACGAACAGGAATGGCTGCAAATCGCTGAGAATGCCCATCGACTCAGCGGCGGGAGAAGCGGCGGCAATGGTTCACTGATGAGAACGGTCCCGGTGGCCATTGCCTATCACAATAACCTGGCGAAAATGACGGATCTGGCGGCAAGATTATCGGCTCTGACCCATTATGATCCACTGGCAGGAGCTTGTGTGGTTTTTTACTGTAAAATTGTCAGGGAATTGCTTTTAGGAGAAGATCTCCGCATCGTGCTGGAAAAGGCCCAGGCGGATGCTCCGTTTGCCCTGAAAATGAACTTAAGTACGGATCAAATGAAAACAAGCGGTTACGTTGTCCATACATTGGAAACGGCCTTAAACTGTGTCTTTCAGACCAATTCTCTGGAAGAAGCGCTGGTAATGGCCGTAAACCTCGGAGGAGATACGGATACGATCGGCGCAGTAACCGGCGGGATGGCCGGTGCCTGCTATGGCATAGAGAACCTGCCTTCCAGGTGGCTGGAGAAGCTCTCGCGAAGAGATGAACTCTTAGCGCTGACGGACAGGCTGCTTGCTATTGATAGGGACCCGAAAATAGGTATTTGA
- a CDS encoding galactosyldiacylglycerol synthase: MMRILFLPFLQIPTGHHTVADAMIRSLENRISNLECSKIDFFSYADKRLEKAFRLTYLTWIDHSPQTFVWIYRNFVYPTKSTKHFNWYEYKFLDKMNSLLQEEQPDLIVCTQAFPSFLIDRLRNSGIATAPVINVYTDFFVNKLWGTEYIDYHFVPDQNIKAQLISQNNIDPSKIFVTGIPVDECFLPRTASEPTLPYHILISGGSGGLGDIEHLLYSLPGKKEKSYTFSLLCGKNKKLYKDIRSLKLPNLKPLSYISSRETLNSLYDEADAIITKPGGVTISETLHKKLPIFVHSALPGQEQINKNYLSEKKLIYDLDLNYPVAKQLDAFFKDQNEQVLWRNRFDSYLSEIEYHAWEKILELALGQSVKPHIYKETVNISQVPS, from the coding sequence ATGATGCGGATACTTTTTCTTCCGTTCCTTCAAATCCCTACGGGTCATCATACCGTAGCCGATGCAATGATTCGTTCCTTAGAAAACCGAATCAGTAATCTTGAATGCTCAAAGATAGATTTCTTCAGCTATGCGGACAAACGGCTGGAGAAAGCATTTCGGTTAACTTACCTGACCTGGATCGACCATTCTCCCCAAACCTTCGTCTGGATTTACCGGAACTTTGTGTACCCGACCAAATCAACCAAGCACTTTAACTGGTATGAATATAAATTCCTTGACAAAATGAATAGCCTGCTGCAAGAAGAACAGCCTGATTTGATCGTATGTACCCAGGCTTTCCCTTCCTTCTTAATCGACAGGCTTAGAAATTCCGGTATCGCAACTGCGCCCGTAATCAATGTCTACACTGATTTCTTTGTTAATAAGCTTTGGGGAACAGAATACATCGATTACCATTTTGTCCCTGATCAAAATATTAAGGCACAATTAATCTCCCAGAATAACATTGATCCGTCTAAAATATTTGTGACGGGTATTCCTGTTGATGAGTGCTTCCTGCCTCGGACAGCCTCCGAACCGACGCTTCCTTATCATATTCTGATTTCCGGCGGAAGCGGCGGTCTCGGCGATATCGAACATTTGCTTTACAGCCTGCCGGGTAAAAAAGAAAAATCCTACACTTTTTCCCTGCTATGCGGCAAAAACAAGAAACTATATAAGGATATTCGCTCCCTGAAACTGCCTAACTTAAAGCCCCTATCCTATATTTCATCCAGGGAAACCCTCAACTCACTGTATGACGAGGCCGATGCCATTATTACCAAACCCGGCGGCGTAACCATCAGTGAGACCCTTCATAAAAAACTGCCGATTTTTGTCCATTCAGCACTTCCAGGGCAGGAACAAATCAATAAGAATTATCTCAGCGAAAAAAAATTGATTTATGATTTAGATTTGAATTACCCAGTTGCCAAACAGTTGGACGCCTTTTTTAAAGATCAAAACGAACAGGTGCTTTGGCGAAACCGCTTTGACAGCTACTTATCGGAAATAGAGTACCATGCCTGGGAAAAGATTTTGGAACTAGCCCTCGGTCAATCCGTAAAGCCTCATATCTACAAAGAAACGGTCAATATTTCCCAAGTCCCGAGCTGA
- a CDS encoding polysaccharide deacetylase family protein, producing MSTTLLCAFIVAISVFAVFAVYALIPELFVHFFGIGSWKRHYSPGVTLTFDDGPDPRYTPRFLTVLAEQNVRACFFLVAEKAEKQPELVKSILDHGHTVGSHGYRHRHAWLMPPLKTWNLWNKAMEEMRRLTGQEPVYVRAPWGGVNLSFLFWCRFKGKKLISWSADGRDWHIERTPHRIVQRIIRRTKEGTIILLHDSGGDEGAPENTLAALKPLIMKIQKERKLPLIPLQLPDWSLPRRIGFCVWEKWELFYARRKQITRIDERNIFRLGLTRYHGPELFNENGELIASAGDLVGEIHLDNTRFQSLGANIQKIGYNVLKQARLSLPVLASYISLNPGYKDIKVFLGVTLINRGVKGLGFNVTEYTNGNAGFIGFMQKIVYRVYNPSRKKDTEKLGTKPKVVWISKDALLEKYLTKKSSTQG from the coding sequence GTGTCCACAACCTTGCTGTGCGCCTTCATTGTCGCAATTTCAGTCTTTGCGGTCTTTGCGGTCTATGCTCTTATTCCCGAACTATTTGTGCATTTTTTCGGTATTGGTTCCTGGAAACGTCATTATTCTCCAGGTGTCACCTTAACATTTGATGACGGACCCGACCCCAGATACACTCCGAGATTCCTGACAGTTTTAGCCGAGCAAAACGTTCGGGCCTGTTTTTTTCTGGTTGCTGAAAAGGCTGAAAAACAGCCGGAACTTGTCAAGAGCATCCTAGACCACGGTCATACCGTCGGCAGTCACGGCTACCGTCATCGGCACGCTTGGCTGATGCCCCCGCTAAAGACCTGGAACTTGTGGAATAAAGCGATGGAGGAAATGCGCCGTCTGACCGGTCAGGAACCCGTCTATGTCAGAGCTCCCTGGGGAGGGGTTAATCTTTCTTTTTTATTTTGGTGCCGTTTCAAAGGCAAAAAGCTGATTAGTTGGAGTGCCGACGGCAGAGACTGGCACATTGAAAGAACTCCGCACCGTATTGTGCAAAGAATAATCCGCCGAACCAAAGAAGGCACAATTATCCTGCTTCATGATAGCGGCGGCGATGAGGGCGCTCCTGAAAATACCTTAGCTGCCCTGAAACCACTGATCATGAAAATACAAAAAGAACGCAAGCTGCCGCTCATTCCGCTTCAGCTTCCCGACTGGTCACTGCCAAGAAGAATTGGTTTCTGCGTTTGGGAGAAATGGGAGCTTTTTTACGCGCGGCGTAAACAAATTACCAGAATTGATGAACGCAATATTTTTCGCCTGGGTCTTACCCGCTACCATGGCCCTGAACTGTTTAATGAAAACGGTGAATTAATCGCCTCAGCAGGTGATCTGGTCGGTGAAATCCACTTAGACAATACCCGCTTCCAGAGCCTTGGTGCCAATATCCAAAAAATCGGCTATAATGTTTTAAAACAAGCCCGGCTCTCCCTGCCTGTTCTGGCAAGCTATATCTCTTTGAATCCGGGTTATAAGGATATCAAGGTTTTCCTGGGTGTTACACTCATCAACCGTGGTGTCAAAGGCCTCGGGTTTAACGTTACTGAATATACGAATGGTAATGCCGGATTCATTGGTTTCATGCAAAAAATCGTTTACCGAGTCTATAACCCGTCCCGGAAAAAAGATACAGAAAAACTTGGAACAAAGCCCAAAGTCGTCTGGATCAGTAAAGACGCCCTGCTTGAGAAATACCTGACAAAAAAGTCATCCACGCAAGGATGA
- a CDS encoding YdcF family protein: MKKRLRIRIKYLIGSVLAITVILLGSMLMINNYVERVGTKYIGDMDHVPEVDAILVLGAYVFPDGTASSMLADRLTVGYELYQQGKAPKILVSGDHGRTDYDEVNAMKRFLLEKGVKGQNVFMDHAGFSTYESLYRARDIFLAKKVIIVTQEYHLKRAVFVARSLGLEAYGVASDRHDYGQAMAYYQIREIAARNKDFLWTKIIKPKPTFLGDVIPVFGDGGATDD; encoded by the coding sequence ATGAAGAAACGTTTGCGAATTCGGATAAAGTATCTGATAGGTAGCGTGCTGGCGATCACAGTGATTCTCCTTGGTTCTATGCTGATGATCAATAACTATGTGGAGCGGGTTGGTACGAAATACATCGGCGATATGGATCATGTACCTGAGGTTGACGCGATCCTGGTGTTAGGTGCCTATGTTTTCCCGGATGGAACTGCTTCATCCATGCTTGCCGACCGCTTGACCGTCGGTTATGAGCTTTACCAGCAAGGCAAGGCTCCCAAAATTCTTGTGAGTGGTGATCATGGACGGACAGATTATGATGAAGTCAATGCCATGAAGCGCTTTCTCCTGGAAAAAGGCGTCAAGGGTCAAAATGTCTTTATGGATCACGCTGGTTTTAGTACATATGAAAGTCTATACAGAGCGAGGGATATTTTTCTTGCGAAAAAGGTAATCATCGTTACGCAGGAATATCATTTGAAGCGGGCAGTTTTTGTCGCCAGGTCTTTAGGACTTGAAGCTTATGGCGTTGCCTCAGACCGGCATGATTACGGACAGGCAATGGCCTACTATCAGATAAGAGAGATTGCAGCCCGAAATAAAGATTTTCTCTGGACTAAAATAATCAAGCCCAAACCGACTTTTTTGGGCGATGTCATTCCGGTATTTGGCGATGGTGGGGCTACTGACGATTAA
- a CDS encoding YidC/Oxa1 family membrane protein insertase gives MNMISTVLSQLLAFLVSTTGDWFIAVALITLGIKLLLFPLSIKQQKVQLLTANLTKARTILSGKFHNQIKKVNSESMKIASKYKINPLFTFATLIIQAPVFFSLYVAITHLSIPVGSILIPWVSDLHMADHLHILPVIAGLLQTLSVFTAENKNLLMFIFPVAIGVVFLWKAPVALSAYWIANSVLRFVEVQIFRLGPIQRKYLNIPSPEEMVQRL, from the coding sequence ATGAATATGATTAGCACAGTCCTTTCCCAGTTATTAGCATTCCTTGTCAGTACTACGGGTGATTGGTTCATTGCGGTTGCTCTGATTACATTAGGGATAAAACTCTTGTTATTTCCTTTGTCAATAAAACAGCAAAAAGTACAATTATTAACCGCAAATCTGACCAAAGCCAGAACAATTTTATCTGGAAAATTTCACAATCAAATTAAAAAAGTTAACTCTGAATCAATGAAAATTGCATCTAAATATAAAATCAATCCACTGTTTACGTTTGCAACACTTATTATCCAGGCCCCGGTTTTTTTCTCCTTGTACGTTGCTATTACGCATCTGAGTATACCCGTCGGCAGCATTCTTATTCCGTGGGTATCTGATCTCCATATGGCAGATCATCTTCATATTTTGCCGGTTATTGCCGGTCTGCTTCAGACGCTGAGTGTATTTACAGCAGAAAACAAAAATTTACTGATGTTCATATTCCCGGTTGCTATTGGCGTCGTTTTTCTGTGGAAAGCTCCTGTTGCCCTGAGCGCTTACTGGATTGCCAACTCGGTCCTTCGGTTTGTCGAGGTCCAGATCTTTCGTCTAGGCCCTATCCAGCGAAAATATTTGAATATCCCTTCTCCGGAAGAGATGGTCCAAAGACTTTAA
- a CDS encoding phosphoribosylanthranilate isomerase has translation MVGMEENVKDIDAGQTPKVKICGIRTLEDVGIINELNPDFAGFVLAPSKRQISLSELKTLIASLDKKIIPVGVFVNQDPDDLLCAVEAGLQILQIHGDEPLEYMRQLQVRLMEKYQAHHQVTIWKAVRVGHADRAELNMEAYQGLVDGFVYDKFDPEAYGGTGERFDWNLLQRDQNGQSDKNKGRDIPMILAGGLNEENAASAISLFHPYCLDVSSSVETEGRKDPDKIKRFIDRVRA, from the coding sequence ATGGTAGGGATGGAAGAAAACGTGAAAGATATTGATGCCGGGCAGACGCCAAAAGTTAAAATCTGTGGGATTCGTACCCTGGAGGATGTCGGGATTATCAATGAGCTGAACCCTGATTTTGCCGGATTTGTGCTAGCCCCGAGCAAAAGACAGATCTCGCTCAGCGAATTGAAAACGCTGATTGCTTCCTTGGACAAAAAGATCATCCCGGTTGGGGTTTTCGTCAATCAGGACCCGGATGACTTACTGTGCGCCGTGGAAGCCGGTCTGCAAATACTTCAGATTCATGGTGATGAGCCTTTGGAATATATGCGTCAATTACAAGTGCGGCTCATGGAAAAATACCAGGCTCATCATCAAGTAACGATCTGGAAAGCTGTCAGGGTAGGACATGCGGATCGGGCAGAGCTGAACATGGAAGCGTATCAGGGCCTGGTTGACGGTTTTGTGTACGATAAATTTGACCCTGAAGCTTATGGCGGGACCGGGGAACGCTTTGACTGGAACCTTCTGCAAAGAGATCAGAACGGCCAATCCGATAAAAACAAAGGCCGGGATATTCCAATGATCCTGGCCGGAGGCTTAAATGAAGAGAATGCTGCGTCGGCAATTTCCTTATTCCATCCCTATTGCCTGGACGTCAGCAGCAGTGTCGAGACGGAGGGACGGAAAGACCCGGACAAAATCAAAAGGTTTATTGACCGTGTCCGTGCTTAA
- the trpC gene encoding indole-3-glycerol phosphate synthase TrpC gives MILDKIVEAKIKRLSEQKKNVPIEELIEKLRKKLKINNNHDNLKHDVNMERPAGVFASALTAGRLSKDKAGISIIAEVKKASPSKGVLVPDFDYLQIASMYEQLGAAAISVLTEQDYFLGSPDYLRGIRESVKIPLLRKDFMIDPYQIYEAKVLGADAILLIVKILDDRQLKEFLRIAEQIGLDCLVEVHDEAEAARAMAAGASIIGINNRNLETFEVDLNHSRRIGAMIPDHLIKVSESGIHTGEDILTVQAWGFDAVLVGEAFMKAGSLEQKFAELLQVPYRP, from the coding sequence ATGATCCTCGATAAAATTGTAGAGGCCAAAATAAAACGACTTTCCGAACAGAAGAAAAATGTTCCAATCGAAGAGCTCATAGAAAAGCTAAGAAAAAAGCTGAAAATCAATAATAATCATGATAATCTTAAGCATGATGTTAACATGGAGCGGCCTGCAGGCGTCTTTGCCTCAGCCCTGACTGCGGGACGCCTGAGCAAAGATAAAGCAGGGATTTCCATAATCGCGGAAGTAAAGAAAGCTTCTCCATCCAAAGGAGTCCTGGTTCCGGACTTCGATTATCTGCAAATAGCCAGCATGTATGAACAGCTGGGGGCTGCGGCAATCTCCGTCTTAACAGAACAGGATTACTTTCTCGGGAGTCCGGATTATCTGAGGGGAATTAGAGAATCCGTCAAGATTCCGCTGCTGCGAAAGGATTTTATGATTGACCCTTATCAGATTTACGAAGCAAAGGTTTTGGGGGCGGATGCTATTCTGCTCATTGTAAAAATATTAGATGACCGCCAGCTGAAAGAATTCCTGAGGATAGCTGAACAGATCGGTCTGGATTGTCTTGTGGAAGTTCATGACGAAGCAGAAGCGGCAAGGGCCATGGCAGCAGGAGCCAGTATTATCGGAATCAATAACCGGAACCTTGAAACGTTCGAGGTGGATTTGAACCACAGCCGCAGAATCGGTGCGATGATCCCGGATCATCTGATCAAGGTCTCCGAAAGCGGGATTCATACGGGCGAGGATATCCTGACGGTGCAAGCATGGGGATTTGATGCTGTTCTGGTCGGAGAGGCTTTCATGAAGGCAGGCAGTCTTGAACAAAAATTTGCAGAGCTTCTTCAGGTGCCATATCGACCCTAA
- the trpD gene encoding anthranilate phosphoribosyltransferase — protein sequence MMGMEIALKKLSNREDLSAQLAYDSMTEIMSGEASEISMAAFLTALRLKGETIEEIYGTSKVMREKALKVACASENLVDTCGTGGDGAHTFNISTTAMFVAAGCGVKIAKHGNRSITSKSGAADVLEALGVEIVLPPEAVGQCIDQVGLGFMFAPHFHTSMKYAMPVRKALGFKTIFNILGPLANPAAAPRQLIGVYDKSLVPVAAEVLNRHQAVHALIVHGSDGLDEITLTGPSYAAELKDGKVTEFVIHPEDYGFSLCKPQDLVGGTPQENARITLDILAGGQGPKADTVILNAGAAIYVGGKAASLQEGIEMARATVREKKALPVLNEFIAVTRQH from the coding sequence ATGATGGGAATGGAGATAGCTTTAAAAAAACTTTCCAATAGAGAGGATCTCAGTGCTCAGCTGGCCTATGATTCCATGACGGAGATTATGAGCGGTGAAGCCAGTGAAATCTCCATGGCAGCCTTTTTAACGGCGCTCCGCCTGAAAGGAGAGACCATTGAAGAGATTTACGGGACAAGTAAGGTGATGCGGGAAAAAGCCCTCAAAGTGGCGTGCGCATCAGAAAATCTGGTGGACACCTGCGGAACAGGCGGAGATGGCGCTCATACGTTTAACATTTCGACAACAGCAATGTTCGTTGCTGCCGGCTGTGGTGTAAAAATTGCCAAGCATGGCAACCGGAGCATTACCAGCAAGAGCGGGGCTGCCGACGTCCTCGAAGCGTTAGGGGTCGAGATTGTGCTGCCGCCTGAGGCGGTTGGTCAATGTATCGACCAAGTCGGCCTTGGTTTTATGTTCGCTCCGCATTTCCATACTTCGATGAAATATGCGATGCCGGTGCGTAAAGCACTTGGCTTCAAAACCATCTTTAATATCCTCGGGCCATTAGCCAATCCGGCCGCAGCCCCAAGACAGCTGATCGGCGTTTACGACAAAAGCCTTGTGCCCGTGGCTGCAGAAGTACTGAACAGACATCAGGCTGTACACGCACTCATTGTCCACGGCAGTGATGGTCTCGACGAAATCACCCTGACAGGACCGTCTTACGCAGCAGAACTCAAGGACGGAAAGGTAACCGAGTTTGTCATCCATCCGGAAGATTATGGTTTTTCCCTTTGTAAGCCGCAGGATCTTGTAGGCGGAACGCCGCAGGAAAACGCGCGGATCACCTTGGATATTCTTGCAGGAGGTCAGGGCCCCAAAGCAGACACCGTCATCCTAAATGCCGGAGCGGCTATTTATGTCGGAGGCAAAGCCGCAAGTTTGCAGGAGGGAATCGAGATGGCCAGGGCCACAGTCCGGGAAAAGAAAGCGCTGCCAGTTCTAAACGAGTTTATCGCTGTGACTAGACAACATTAG
- the trpA gene encoding tryptophan synthase subunit alpha has product MQIEKQIEAMRREKKILLMTHQIIGYPDFAANEKAIECFYNNGVDLIELQIPFSDPIADGPVFTKSNQAVLEKGIKVSDCLKFIERMARKYPIPFLVMTYYNILYQYGVEAFIDRCKEIGVQGTIVPDAPLDEARAYYDYSRQQGLAAVSIATPYSDPKRLQEIADIGSGFIYYVPRKGVTGSKTTFDSEILDGIQKAKKETGKTIAVGFGIQGPGDVAHLIGTADIAIIGSKIQLVLETEGLSGLDQFLGDIARVNKEE; this is encoded by the coding sequence AACAAATTGAAGCTATGAGAAGAGAGAAGAAAATACTGCTGATGACCCACCAAATTATCGGCTATCCTGATTTTGCCGCCAATGAAAAAGCGATTGAATGCTTTTATAACAACGGGGTCGACCTGATTGAACTGCAAATACCTTTTTCTGACCCGATTGCCGACGGACCGGTATTTACAAAATCAAACCAGGCCGTATTGGAAAAGGGGATTAAAGTCAGCGACTGCCTGAAGTTTATCGAGAGAATGGCTCGCAAATACCCGATCCCGTTTCTGGTCATGACCTACTACAATATCCTGTACCAATACGGCGTCGAAGCATTTATTGACCGGTGCAAAGAGATCGGCGTCCAGGGAACCATCGTACCGGATGCTCCGCTTGATGAGGCCAGAGCCTACTACGATTATTCCCGCCAACAGGGGTTGGCTGCCGTAAGTATAGCGACACCTTATTCCGATCCGAAGCGACTGCAGGAAATTGCAGATATCGGGAGCGGATTTATCTATTACGTTCCCCGCAAAGGGGTAACCGGCAGCAAAACAACTTTTGACTCTGAGATTTTGGACGGAATCCAAAAAGCAAAGAAAGAGACCGGCAAAACAATCGCCGTAGGTTTCGGGATTCAAGGCCCGGGAGATGTCGCCCATTTAATTGGAACTGCCGATATAGCGATCATCGGCAGTAAGATCCAGCTGGTGCTTGAGACTGAAGGGCTGTCCGGTCTGGATCAGTTTTTAGGCGATATTGCGCGTGTTAATAAGGAGGAATGA